Proteins from a genomic interval of Narcine bancroftii isolate sNarBan1 chromosome 12, sNarBan1.hap1, whole genome shotgun sequence:
- the emp2 gene encoding epithelial membrane protein 2 codes for MLVLLGFILVFHIATAALLFIATIDNAWWKNDISSTDIWQTCYYYNASQCNDEIVSSYGDAIKAIQATMCLSVIFCCISFIVFVVQLFRLQKGQRFFIAGTCQLLSSLCVMIAASIYTDHEQTFHKNLHEGNYGYSFILAWIAFAFTFISGIMYIVLRKRK; via the exons ATGTTGGTGCTCCTGGGATTTATTCTCGTCTTCCACATAGCAACAGCAGCCCTGCTGTTCATTGCCACAATAGATAAT GCTTGGTGGAAAAATGACATCAGCAGCACTGATATATGGCAAACTTGCTACTACTACAATGCATCTCAGTGCAATGATGAAATAGTTTCTAGTTACGGAG ATGCTATCAAAGCAATACAGGCGACAATGTGTCTGTCGGTGATCTTCTGCTGTATTTCATTCATTGTGTTTGTTGTTCAACTGTTCCGGCTGCAGAAGGGTCAGCGATTCTTCATTGCTGGAACCTGTCAACTACTTTCTA GTCTCTGTGTAATGATTGCAGCTTCCATTTACACAGACCATGAACaaactttccataagaatttgcaCGAAGGAAACTATGGCTACTCCTTCATTCTAGCTTGGATTGCATTTGCTTTCACTTTTATCAGTGGCATTATGTACATTGTTTTACGAAAACGTAAATAG